TGACGTTACGTTACAAAGCAGTTATAGAGGCAGAGCTTACTCACGACCTATACTAATTGCAGTACAACAATAAGCAGTACTGCCTATGTTTGGCTATCTAATTTAGCTTTTACTTAGCAGTACTCATTATTAATGCATTTATCTTGAGATGATATATCGTACCTCCTTATTTATATTAATAACAAATAAGAGGTGGATATTGAATTGATAAGGTAGTAACGATTTAACTATAATTAATTGGGGATATAATAATGAAAAAGTTAGCAATTGCAGCATTTGCAGCCACTTTTGCATTGGCAGGTTGTTCTACGATGGGTTTAGATGACGAGCGTACCATGGTTGTAGAAGGCCAAGCGGTAAATGTCAAAGTAGTTAATATTCCAAGCTTCAAAGTAGAAATCGCACCACGTAAAGCGCTTTGTGAGCGTATGGATACTACTGGTAATACAGTCGAAACTCAGTGCCTACAATATCGTCAGAGCTATCAGAAGAACTACAACACGTTAAACGGTAACATCCAAGGTTTTACGTATGAGCCAAACTATCGTTATATGCTAGATGTACGTCAAGAAGCGCTTGCTGATACCGCGTCTGGTGTGGTTAAGCCTGTTTGGATCTTGAATGAAGTAATTTCAAAAACTGCTGAATAATCATTTCTGATTGCAGTTATTGAATGGTTAGTAAGATTTCATAGAAAAAGCCTCTAATTCGTTAGAGGCTTTTTTTGTGGCGTTTATCGAGCTTCGATTATAAGCTTCGATGCTAAAATTTTATTTTAACACTGGCTATAGTTAACACTGACGCCGTGGGTGGCAGTAGGTATACGATTGTCGGCATAAACAGCTAGGCCGCCGCGCGCTGTTTCTTTGTATTTATCCGACATATCAGCACCAGTTTGTTTCATCGTTTCGATAGCTTTATCTAGTGAGACAAAGTGCTGACCGTTACCACGGCAGGCAAGACGAGCAGCATTAATAGCTTTTACTGCGCCCATCGCATTGCGCTCGATACAAGGTACTTGCACTAGACCGCCAACAGGGTCGCAAGTAAGACCTAAATTATGCTCAATCCCAATCTCAGCGGCATTAAGACATTTGGCAGGGTCACCGCCCATAATCTCTGCCAATGCAGAAGCGGCCATTGCACAAGCAGAGCCAACTTCGCCTTGACAGCCAACTTCAGCACCAGATATTGAAGCGTTTTGTTTGATTAAACTACCAATTGCGGTAGAGTTTAATAGAAATTTGCGAGCACCTTCTTGACTGTAGCTCGCCAAAAAGTCGCGATAATAGCACATGACGGCAGGAATGATGCCAGCAGCGCCGTTGGTTGGAGCCGTTACGACATTACCGCCATTGGCGTTTTCTTCATTAACTGCTAGGGCATATAAATCAACCCAATCCATTGCTGCAAGCTTATCGTTTTTTGTACTCGGCTGATCTTTTTCTGCACACAGCTGTAAGTGCAGCGCTTGAGCACGGCGTTTAACATCTAAGCCGCCTGGTAATATACCGCTGTTTTGACAACCTTGCTTAACGCATTCTTGCATCACTTCCCAGATAGAATCTAGATAGGCAAAAATTTCTTCTTTATCACGATAATGGCATTCGTTTGCTAATACTAGCTCACTAACACTTAAGTCATGTTGACGACATTGCTCAAGAAGCTCTGCTGCCGTATTAAAAGGGTAAGGGACTATATCAATCGTTGGTGTACCATGATCCTCATCTGGATTATGAGCATCATCGTCATTAATAACGAAGCCACCGCCGACTGAGTAATAAGTTTGCTGGTAATGAGTATCGTCTGCCAATATGGCACGAATCGTTAGCGCATTAGGATGGTAGGGTAGGACAGTATCATCGTACCAGTAGATATCACGCTCTGTGTCAAAGGCAATGACGTGCGAACCTGCAACATTCAGCTCTTTATCTGAAAAAATCGGCGTAAGATATTGGCTGGTCAATCGCGTATCAATAGTACTTGGGGTGTGTCCAAGTAAGCCTAAGAGAATGGCTGTATCGGTAGCATGACCTTTACCTGTCGCAGCGAGTGAACCATATAGTTCAATCTCTAATCTCTTGATATCAGTCAACTCAGATTGCTTACTCAAAGAAGCCAAAAACAAGTTAGCTGCTATCATAGGACCTACGGTATGTGAGCTTGAAGGGCCAATACCAATTTTAAATAAATCAAATACACTAATCATAATAAGTTACCAAAACAGTAAAAGTGAGTGAGCATGGTTTTTCATTTTAAAAACCTAACCTTTTAAAAACATTGCATTCTAAATAGCTTTATAACATAAACGCATTTGCAGCCTAATTCATAGTGCTAGCATAATAGATATGACAGGCAACAATAGATGTAGGGTACTGCTTAATAAGTTTGGAGCATCGTCTATGAAAATTTTTAAACGCAGTAGTACGGATGACGGGAGAATAATAGCTTTTGTTTATTATTAAATTCCGTTATGATGCTCGGCATCGACGCTTATGTAACATCCTGTAAATGGTTGCAGCTATCATAAATATCAAGAGGCGAGCAACCGATGCGGTAGATTTAGTAGAACATATCTGGACTCAGACATCTAGCAAAATATGACAAATTTGTATAAACAAATTCCCTTTATCAATTATTTTGATGATGAGAGTTGAGCTGAATAATTATCGCTAGATGAATTGGGTAGTATGGTGCGATATACTGGATAGGATGGTGTTTGCGTCATTAATTCTTTATTCATCCTTTTTAGCTATTATTCTCGGCCACATAGGACACGCGCGCATGGCAACCCCCTCAGAAGACCCCTCTAAATCAAAGCACTCCTCTCAATCAAACAATAGCTCGCAAGAACAGAATCCTTTAACGGCGCTAGAAGCAGCTGGTATAACTCCCCCTACTATGAAACTAACAGATAATCCAGACTTTGATAATGGGCGTTGGTTCCCTACATGGCGACCTTACCGTGGCGATCTTGACCACAATCCTGTCGGTATTAACGAGTATCTACCACCTTCTAAGAGTATCTTGCTTGGTATTCAACATACCTTTGCTATGTTTGGCGCGACCGTCCTTGCGCCGCTATTAATGGGTTTTGATCCCAACCTAGCTATTTTGATGTCAGGTATCTGTACGGTGATGTTCTTTATGATTACCGGTGGGCGCATGCCTAGTTACCTAGGCTCAAGCTTTGCTTTTATTGGTCCAGTAATTGCTGTCACTGCTTATGCAGGCGTAGGCTTCAATAGCAATTTAGATGTCGCTTTGGGCGGCATTATGGCCTGTGGTATTATCTATGCGCTAATAGGTTTATTGGTGATGAAGACTGGTACGGGATGGATTGAGCGCCTGATGCCACCTATCGTCACTGGCGCGATTGTAATGATTATCGGTCTTAATCTAGCACCAGTTACTATCCAAGGCGTATCGGCCAATCAGTTCGATGCATGGATGGCGGCACTGACTGTGCTACTAATCAGTAGCGTGGCAGTATTCACACGCGGGATGCTGAGACGTTTGTTATTATTGGTTGGTTTGGTATTATCGTATATCGCCTATTTTGTGATGACGAACGTGCTAGGTTTTGGCACGGCGATTGATTTTACTAGTGTGGCTGCTGCTTCATGGTTTGGTTTGCCAAGTATTCATGCACCGCGCTTTGAGATGAGCGCTATTATCTTGATTGCACCTGTAGCATTTATTCTTGTCGCTGAAAACCTTGGACACTTTAAAGCAGTAGAGGGAATGACCAAATCACGCGTTACTCCTTATATGGGTCGCGCGTTTTTTGCTGATGGCGTGGCAACGACATTCTCAGCAGGCTTTGGCGGTACTGGTGTAACGACTTATGCTGAAAACATCGGCGTAATGGCAGTAACCAAGGTTTATAGTACGACTATTTTTGTCATAGCGGGTCTAGTCGCTATTTTACTAGGACTATCACCAAAGTTTGGCGCTATTATTCAGACTATTCCTCCAGCATTATTGGGCGGCGCTTCTATCGTAGTGTTTGGCTTGATTGCTATTGCTGGCGTGAAAATTTGGATAGACAGTCATATTGATTTTAGCAAAAACAGCAATCTAATTATTGCTGCGGTCACTGTGATTATGGGTACAGGTAACTTTAGCCTGCACCTAGGTGGTTTTGATTTGGGTGGTATTGGTACGGCAACTTTGACGGCTATCGTGCTTAATGCATTGTTTAACAGCCAAAAAGATTAAGACGTAGCTCATTATTACTTAGCTATTCTTACACTTAGGTGTCTTTACATTACCTAGCAGCCTTTACTTATATTTACGTTTATAAAATCTTGAGAAAAAACGATAACGACGCAGCGCGCGTGGCTTAGGTTTGACTGAACCTAAGTAAATGGCGAACATAGTCAGTAGCGCGCCGCTCCATTGTAAAGTGTTAATAGGTTTGTCCAGCCAGCTATAATCAATAATCAAAGCGGCAACCGGTTCAGTTAATAGCAGCAACCCGGTCAGTGCTAATGACAGTTTAGGAATAGAGTAGGCAATCAGTCCCCATGCCACGCATTGCATCACCGCGCCGTAGACCAACACCCAACCAAGCTCTGACCACGTGTTAGGCATTATATTGCCCATATCAAAAACAAACATTGGCACTATCATAGCGAACACTCCACCAATGCTAATCAATTGCATTAATACAAATATGGGCGTTGGTTCTGTGTCGTGAGTCTTACGAATAAAGGTCATGGACGCCGCTAGCATGGCACCTGATACAATCCCAGCAATAAAGCCCCAAGTAGCGTCACTATTGTGGGCAAACTCAGGGCTACCAATCATTGCCACTCCCAGCATCGCTAGGCACAGACTCAGCAATTGCAAGATTGACTGGCGCTCGCTAAAGTATAAAAAACCAATTGCAGCTAAAAAGAAAATCTGCAAACTATTAAGTAAGGTTGAAATACCGGGGCCAACAGCATAAATACTCTCATGCCAAAGCGCTAAGTCTAATCCTAAAAATACTCCCGATAATAAGCCGTAAAAGATTGCACGCCTTGAACGTGGCATCCGCTGACCAGTCAATTTAGCCAATACCGCAAATATGACACCTGAAATAGCAAGACGCCAAAACGCCATTGCCCAACCGCCAATATCGACATGGGCTACGATTAGGCTTCCTAAGCCAAAAATAATACAACCAATCGTTAAGCCGATGGATGCACAACGTGAAGAGGCAACAGCCATAAGTTGTCCTTATACCGCGATTATGGGTTCAGATAGGCAAATAAAAGTAACGCTCAGGCTATCGTGACTGTAGCGAAGAATTCTAAATTTACAGATTAAAAGAACAAGATTAAAACATTGAGCTTATAGTGGTGTTATGAACTAGGTATATATTTAACAACGGACTAAAAAGCGGTTTTAGGATGTACAATTGTAAACGGTTTAGGCAGTGAGATAAATACCATAAGCACTGATTAAAAATAACGACAATGCTTAGCTGTGAATGTTCAGCACGCCTTAATACATGACAGAATTTTGACAGTGTATCTATATCGCAGTTACATCCTTACAGGACTAGTGTTGGTTAAAACGGTCCCATTTGCTAATGTAATAGCTTGTAATCACAACTATTAATCGCTTATTATCCTATTGTCTTTCGCACTTCTATTTTTTGCACGTTTTATTGTCATTACTCGCCTTTGATATTAATTGTCATCGGCATTAATACTTTCAGCTTAGGTTTGAATATGTCTCAAAGATCTATACAGAAATGGCCAATAGCAGGGCAAATATTATCAAAACGCCAGTCTCTGCCGCTATTAGTATCTACTTTATCACTATTACAAGCGCCACGACTATACTTGATGGCTGGTGTATTGTTAAGTACGATATTTGTTATGCCGACAGCCGAAGCAGCCAGTTGTAAAACACCCAAAAGCTACTATAAAAACGTTGCTTGTACAGCTGCTAGTGGTTATTTCTTGGCGGTAACAGATTTTGGAGCACCGGTTGCATTAATCGATAATAAAGGCAAAAGGGTCGTTGATCTATCACGCTATCAAAAGGTCGATGCTGATAAGTTGTCAAGCGGTCTATTGCCTGTACTACGCCACGGCCGTGTCGGTTACATTAATATGCAAGGTCGTGAGGTCATTCCTACTATTTATGATATGTTCAAGGGTAATGGCGGCTGGGCGCGTCCAGTATCTGAAGGACGTATCGTTGTAAAAAGGAATGGCGACTATGGCGTGATCGGTACAGGCAATCAGACGATTGTACCATTTACATCTACGATCACTGACATTGATGATTATCGAGGCGGGGTAGCACGCATACGTAGAAACCAGTCAACGAGCTGGCTGGACAAAAACGGCAAAACTACTAGTGACCCTAATGCGAAAAATGAAAATAATGAGGCTATGTCTGCTTCAAATAACGCATCACCAAATAATGCAGCGTCGAATAATGATCCAATGTCTGCTGCTCAAATAAAGTCACCAAGATCTACGCCTTTTACAACCTTGCAACCGGATCAGCAAGATGGACGCTGGGGGTTTGTTGATGATAAGAATGTCACTATGATTACTTATTCATTTGACGAAGTACGCCCGTTTTCTGAAGGTTTAGCTGGCGTGCGTGTAAATAATAAATGGGGCTTTGTGAATTTAGGTGGTGAGTTGGTTATCCCATTTCGATTTGATAATGATGGCCTGATTACGGATAGTGTTGATAGTACTAAAAACAAGAGTAGTATTGAGACCGAAACTGATAATGAAAACCTAAATGTTAGTGAAAGCGAAGATAGTATCAGAAGCACAATTAATACTGAAAGCGAGTCTGCATTCATATTTAAAGACAATAAAGCTTGGGTAGGTAATCTTCAAGATGGCAGTAAAATTTGTATTGATAAAGAAGGTAGCAACGTTAGCTGTGGATAAATCTGTATCAATCAAATATTAGCTGATGTTAGGGAGTATTTAATACTCTCAAATCTTACAAAGCAAAAAAGAGTTTAAAATGCATAACTAGTTTATGCATCTTAAACTCTTTTTTTTATTTATCTGTATTTCTAAAAACAGCTCTTTGAAGTCTATTTAACCTAGTAAATGGTTACGAATCAAATCAACGAGATAGGGCTGATAGTACGCTGGAATATCATGTGCCATACCTTCGATTAAATGAAACTTAGCATTGGGAATGGTTTTGGCCACTACGCGACCTTGCGAAGCGGGCAGTAAGCCATCAGCGCTACCATGAATGACTATAGTCGGAGCTTTAACTTGCTTACTAAAGCGGCTAATAGAGCCTGATGCCAAGATAGCATTCAGTTGTTGCACAGTGCCCAACGGATGGAAATTACGCTGATAGCGAATCTTGGCAATTTCACGTACCGTGCGCACATTAACATGTCCTGGCGTTCCTACCGTCTTCATAAACCAAACGCTATGACGCACGATATCACGTTCTGAGTGACTCTCAGGACGATTAATCAAGGTATATAACTGCTTAGGCTTAGGAGGTTTTAAGAAGGCGCGGTTGGTTGTCGTAAACATCAGTGCCAAACCCTGCACCAAACTTGGATAACGCGCTGCAACAATCTGTGCAATCATGCCACCCATTGAGGCGCCAAGTAAATGCGTGCTACCGAGATTCAAGGCTTTAATCAGACGTGCGGTATCCTCGGCCATATCGGTCAAATTATAGGCAACCTGTTGGCTCTTATTGGACAGGCCAGTTTGCAGACGCAGCATCATTTTAAGTTGGCTAACACGCGGTAGACCTTCAATCTGAACTTTAGAAGACAGACCAATATCACGATTATCAAAACGAATCACAAAAAACCCAGCATCGATCAGACGTTTAATAAAATCGTCCGGCCAAAACACCATCTGTGAGCCAAGGCCCATAATCATAAGTAGCGGCGGATTCTCAGGATTACCGCCAGCTTCGACGCATAGGTTGATGCCATCACCGATATCTAGCATTGCTTGATAAAGATGATCACTGAGATCTGATACTCGCCAATTATGCTTGCCAAGTTTTTCCCAAACAGGTGTAGGATAGCTAGATGTTGCATTACTAGTTACGTTACTAGATGCTATATCAACAGGTGCTAAAAGGTTGCCAGAAATCTCGGGCAAACCTGTCACCTCAGATTCGCCTATAGCTTGTGTGCCTGTAGGCTCATGCTGGCTGGGATGTTTTGGGTCATTAGAGTAATTTGAATTCGTCATGAGATATCCTAGTTAGAGTTCAGTGAACCTAGACTTCCATCATCTCAAAATCCAACTTACCAACGCCGCATTCAGGGCATGTCCAGTCATCAGGAATATCGTCCCATTTGGTACCAGGCGCAATACCTTCTTCAGGGCAGCCAAGCTCCTCATCATAGATCCAGCCACACACAATACATTCATAACGTTTCATACATAATCCTATCAATTGTTACTAATTTTATAGCTTGTTAGCAGCCCGCAAAAACGCACGTAGTTTATCATATAACGACACTTTACGTAGTTAAGTTTACACTTGTATATTGAGATAAGTAAGCATTTATCAAGTTATAGATTGCTTTTTATTGCATTTAATTGACTGTCCTCTATCGAGTTTAACCGTCAGAATAAGCCTGACTATGCTATGATAGCCGCCGCTAACTGCTGAATTTCACGCATTATTTATTGCCGTTATATCATTTTAAATGAAGGGTTATTATGAGCGCTATCGCCGCCACTACACCAGCTAACATCCAATCTGAGCAGTTTAACGTGCTTAATACTGACCATCCATTTTGGCAAATTATACGTACTGTACCTGACTTCCCAAAAGTTGGCATTGATTTTTATGATATTACACCGTTACTGCGCAGTCATATCAATGAGGTCATTGATGCGTTGCTAGCAGCGTTGCCTGAAGGACTGATGGACGAGGTGGATTGTTTAGGTGCTGTCGAGGCACGCGGTTTTGTATTTGCAAGCTTGCTTGCTGGTCGCTTGGGTAAAGGCATGATATTGCTACGCAAGCCAGGTAAACTACCACCACCAGTTGCAAATAAAGCATATGCGCTAGAGTATGGTAAAGATACCCTAGAGATGCAAAATAACTTGCCACCTGAGCGCGTACTATTAGTTGATGATATCTTGGCAACTGGTGGTACGCTAACGACCGCTTATGAATTGTGTAAGTCAGCTGAGCATACGGTAGTAGGCGCGTTAGTATTACTCGATTTGGTTGATTTGCATGGTGAGTTTCCAGTGCCTGTTTATACAGTTTTAAGGGCTTAAATATAGCTCTTAAAATACGCAAAAAGCGCTCCAACTTAATTGTCAGGGCGCTTTTTTTAAATGATACAACAAGATAGATTTTTAATTCAAACAGTATTAAATTATGGTGCTATTTTTTATTTAATAACTAACTTTAGCGCATTGCCGTTAGGGTTTGAGCTAACTCATCACGTGCACCGATAAAACCATCAATGCCTTTTGGCAGTAAGTTCTGAGTGACTTTATCTTGTTGATAAGCATTACTAAACTCTTCATGGGTTAGGCTTACCTTTTTCATCGCATCCAAATCCATTGACATGCTAGGCGATAGCTGGCGAGTAACAGTGACGTCCATTGCGGCGAGCTCATCAATAAGGTTTGGTGCAATAGTTAATAAATCACAACCTGCTAGCGCGATTATCTGCTCAACCGAGCGAAAGCTTGCACCCATGACTTGAGTATCATAGCCGTGCTGTTTAAAATATTGATAAATGAGCTTCACTGACTGTACGCCCATATCATCAGAGACAGGTACATTTTGGCGACTTTGCTGGCGTTTTTGCCAATCTAAAATGCGGCCAACAAAAGGTGAAATTAGCGTCACGCCTGCATCAGCACAAGCGACGGCTTGGTGTTGGCCAAATAACAAAGTCAGGTTGCAATGAATACCTTGCGTTTCAAGGTAGCGCGCTGCCTCAATCCCTTGCCATGTGGCAGCCATTTTAATCAATACACGCTCAGAATCGACGCCTGCTTTTTGGTAAGCTTCTATAAACTCTAGCGCTTTATCAATGGTCGCTTGCGTGTCATAAGATAAACGCGCATCGACTTCTGTAGATACGCGACCTTCAATCAATTCTAAAATATCACAACCAATTTTAATGGTAAGTGCGTCAATGACTGCATCTACGTTACCATCATGCCGACTCATTGTCTCTGAGAGCATCGCTTGGTTGTCAGGATTAATAAGTGCTTTAGTTATGAGGCTTGGATTGGTGGTCGCATCGATCGGTTTTAGTCGCGCAATGGCGGTAAGGTCGCCTGTATCTGCGACAATAGTGGTCATGGTACTAAGTTGTTGTAATGCGCTCATCATACATCCTTATGGAAACGGTTAACGGTGGCTATTCTCATAATAGCGATACGGCCAATATCTAGTATGAAACTGTAGCATAGTTTGCTGCGTAATTTCGAATGATAGTGAGTTTTAGGCTATTGTATTGAACAGATGTGCTCAAAAATTACAGGCGGGGTTACTCATTATAAGAATTTTGCGCCATTTAGCTCATTTACGCATGGGCACTTTGCATGGTTTTTGCTATAGTAGAGGCGGTCATCTGATTACCTATCAAATATACTCATAGTTAACTTGTAAAAGGTCTGCTATAAAGGCTAAGTTATACAAACCGAATTATAAAAACTGAGCTATAAATATAAATAAGTTATCGTTAATCGTATATGGCGATAAGGTCAGATGAAAGGTAGAGAAAAAGATAGGGAAGAGATACCTCAAATATATTAGTAAAATGCTAAATTCGTTAGCATTTGAGATATTAGTGATACATAACAGTTATAAAAAGGATGGGCGGTAATGAGTGAGCAGTCATCAGATCAAAACATGGACAATCTAAACCCAACTGCCGCAGGCGCTAACGATACCTCGACTGATCAAGAGTTTTTAAACCATCTGCGCCAAAGTATCGACGCGGTAGACTCTGAAATTCATACGCTGATTAATGATCGTGCCAAGCTGGCTCAGCAAGTGGCAACTGTTAAAAAAGAGCATGTGGCAAAGAGTGGTGTTGCCGCTGATCGCAACCCTATCTTTTATCGTCCTGAACGTGAAGCACAAGTATTAAAAGCCGTCATGGAGCGTAATACTGGCCCAATCGCTGACGAAAAGATGGCGCGTTTGTTCCGTGAAATTATGTCAGTTTGCTTAGATTTAGAAGCGCCACAGCGCATTGCTTTCTTAGGTCCAGTTGGTACTTTCACTCATGCTGCTGCTCTAAAGCACTTTGGTAAAGCTGCTGATACGGTACCAATGACGACTATTACTGATGTGTTCCGTGAAGTTGAAGCAGGTACCGCTATGTATGGCGTGGTACCCGTTGAAAACTCCTCAGAAGGTGTGGTCAACCATACCTTAGATGGTTTTTTGTCTTCAACGTTAAAGATAATTGGTGAAGTTGAGCTGCCCATTCATCAAAACTTCTTAGTCGCTGAACACACCAAAGTTGAGAGCCTAAGTCGTATTTACTCGCATCAGCAGTCGCTAGCGCAATGCCGACATTGGCTCGATGTAAATTTCCCTAATGTTGAACGCGTTGCAGTATCGAGCAATGGCGAAGCTGCTCGTCGTCTCAAAAACGAATGGCATTCAGCTGCCATCGCGGGTGATGTAGCCGCTGCCGAGTATGATTTACATAAGCTTTACTCAAATATTGAAGACAACCCTAGCAATACCACACGCTTCTTAATTATTGGTCATGAGGCAATTGCCCCATCAGGACAAGATAAAACCTCTATTGTGGTCTCAGCTTATGATAAAGCTGGTGCATTGATCGAAATACTTAAGCCGTTGTCTTATCATGGTGTATCAATGACCAGTATCGAGACCCGACCTGAACGTCCTAACAAATGGGCCTATGTCTTCTTTATTGATATGGATGGTCATATCCAAGATCCAAATGTTAGCGCTGCTATTGCTGATATCCGTCCGTTGGTGAAGGATGTGCGTGTACTAGGCTCATATCCGAAAGCAGTGCTATAGTTTCTCCACTATAAAAGAGTTACAGCGTTAAACTCGCTTGAAATGTTACATGTACATTTGCAATTGGTCGCCTTGTAACTCTTTTAAATTGAAGAAACTATATAAGCTAGGTTAGGTAAACCACTCTTTGTTATTAGTTCATCATTGGTATTAATACGTAATAGATGAGTCACAACATCTAAGGATAGATCATGCAGTCTACTAAATCGACAGTGTTAGAATTATCACCCTTGACTCCGGCTTATGACAGTATCTTAGAGCTGGCACCGTATCAAACTGGTAAGCCAGTTGAAGAGTTGACTCGCGAATATGGCGTTTCTGATGTGGTAAAGCTGGCTAGCAATGAAAACCCAATAGGATGCTCGCCACAAGTTACGCTAGCTATTACCGAACAGCTAGGAAAGCTGGCACGTTACCCAGACGGAAATGGTCATTATTTAAAGCAAGCGCTTTCTGACTTCACTGATGTAAATATAGAGTGTATTACTTTAGGCAACGGCTCTAATGACTTGCTTGATATTTTGGCACGCAGCTTTGTCAGTGCTGATGATGCGGTAGTGTATAGTCAGTATGGATTTATCATCTATCCGATGGTGACAAAAATGCAAGGGGCGACAGGTATAGAAGTACCTGCGCATCGCTTTGGCCATGATTTGGATGCCATGCGTCAAGCAGTAGAAGATAATCCTAATACCAAGATGGTTTTTATCGCCAATCCCAATAACCCAACAGGCACTCTGCTTCAGCATAGAGAACTGCATAAGTTTGTTGCAAGCGTCCCAAGTTCGGTGTTGGTAGTATTGGATGAGGCCTATATCGAATATAGCCCTGAAAGCAATAACCGTGCGCTGTTAGATGAGTTTGACAATGTGGTTATTGTGCGTACTTTTTCTAAAGCTTATGGGTTAGCAGGTTTGCGCGTTGGTTACGCACTCAGCTCAGCCGCCGTGGCTAATTTGCTCAATCGTATCCGTCAACCGTTTAATGTCAGCCGCGTTGGCTTAGCGGCTGCTGTAACGGCTCTTTGCGATCAAGGTTTTATTGAAGAGACGATTAAAACCAATCAAGAGCAAATGCTTTGGTTAGAAAAGCAATTTGACGCGTTGGGACTGGCATTTATTAAATCGCATGCCAACTTTATTATGATTGAGATTGAGGATGCTGCTGATATCTATCAAGCATTACTTGAGCAAGGTGTCATCGTACGCCCACTTGCTGGTTATGGTCTCAATGACTGGTTACGTATTACTGTAGGCATCGCAGAAGACAATCTACGCCTCATTGATACTTTACGCTCCATCTTAACCAATGACTAGGTAAATACAGTTTACGTAGTGCGTTTTGAAATTTAATAAATAGTCTTTATAGCTTCATGATTAAATGTTCAATTCACTCTAATTATTAATTAAAAATATTATTTCTGTCATTCAATTTTTATAACGCTAATCTAAGCCTATGATTAAACTTGCGTAGGTGCATGGATTGGTTTGTTCAACGAGAAAAGCCGTGAATAGCCAGCAAAAAAATCAGAATAATAACAAACAACAGCATTTAAATGCTCAGTCGCCCTTATTTAAGCAAGTTTGTGTGATTGGTCTAGGGCTAATCGGTGCCAGCCTTGCTCAAGCAATCAAAGATAATGGTCTCAGTGAGCGTTTGGTGGCAGTAGATAGGCATGCGCCAAGTTTAGAGGAAGCCATTCAACATGGATTACTCGA
The nucleotide sequence above comes from Psychrobacter sp. P2G3. Encoded proteins:
- a CDS encoding rubredoxin, whose protein sequence is MKRYECIVCGWIYDEELGCPEEGIAPGTKWDDIPDDWTCPECGVGKLDFEMMEV
- the hisC gene encoding histidinol-phosphate transaminase — its product is MQSTKSTVLELSPLTPAYDSILELAPYQTGKPVEELTREYGVSDVVKLASNENPIGCSPQVTLAITEQLGKLARYPDGNGHYLKQALSDFTDVNIECITLGNGSNDLLDILARSFVSADDAVVYSQYGFIIYPMVTKMQGATGIEVPAHRFGHDLDAMRQAVEDNPNTKMVFIANPNNPTGTLLQHRELHKFVASVPSSVLVVLDEAYIEYSPESNNRALLDEFDNVVIVRTFSKAYGLAGLRVGYALSSAAVANLLNRIRQPFNVSRVGLAAAVTALCDQGFIEETIKTNQEQMLWLEKQFDALGLAFIKSHANFIMIEIEDAADIYQALLEQGVIVRPLAGYGLNDWLRITVGIAEDNLRLIDTLRSILTND
- a CDS encoding transaldolase → MSALQQLSTMTTIVADTGDLTAIARLKPIDATTNPSLITKALINPDNQAMLSETMSRHDGNVDAVIDALTIKIGCDILELIEGRVSTEVDARLSYDTQATIDKALEFIEAYQKAGVDSERVLIKMAATWQGIEAARYLETQGIHCNLTLLFGQHQAVACADAGVTLISPFVGRILDWQKRQQSRQNVPVSDDMGVQSVKLIYQYFKQHGYDTQVMGASFRSVEQIIALAGCDLLTIAPNLIDELAAMDVTVTRQLSPSMSMDLDAMKKVSLTHEEFSNAYQQDKVTQNLLPKGIDGFIGARDELAQTLTAMR
- the pheA gene encoding prephenate dehydratase, whose protein sequence is MSEQSSDQNMDNLNPTAAGANDTSTDQEFLNHLRQSIDAVDSEIHTLINDRAKLAQQVATVKKEHVAKSGVAADRNPIFYRPEREAQVLKAVMERNTGPIADEKMARLFREIMSVCLDLEAPQRIAFLGPVGTFTHAAALKHFGKAADTVPMTTITDVFREVEAGTAMYGVVPVENSSEGVVNHTLDGFLSSTLKIIGEVELPIHQNFLVAEHTKVESLSRIYSHQQSLAQCRHWLDVNFPNVERVAVSSNGEAARRLKNEWHSAAIAGDVAAAEYDLHKLYSNIEDNPSNTTRFLIIGHEAIAPSGQDKTSIVVSAYDKAGALIEILKPLSYHGVSMTSIETRPERPNKWAYVFFIDMDGHIQDPNVSAAIADIRPLVKDVRVLGSYPKAVL
- a CDS encoding adenine phosphoribosyltransferase yields the protein MSAIAATTPANIQSEQFNVLNTDHPFWQIIRTVPDFPKVGIDFYDITPLLRSHINEVIDALLAALPEGLMDEVDCLGAVEARGFVFASLLAGRLGKGMILLRKPGKLPPPVANKAYALEYGKDTLEMQNNLPPERVLLVDDILATGGTLTTAYELCKSAEHTVVGALVLLDLVDLHGEFPVPVYTVLRA